A stretch of DNA from Staphylococcus equorum:
TAAGCAATACAATTAATACAAAAAAACTGATATTTGCCCAAAACACGGCACGGTTTTCTTGAGGTGTGAGCTTTGAATTAGAATCATCTGCTTGAATAGCTGAATTAGAATCATCATATTTACCTAATCTAGGAATGACAAAACGCATAGTAACCCAATATACGGAAGGCAATAAGACGAGCACACTTGCTGCAATAAAGTACCAGTTCATTGCTACGTTGACATGCACACTATCAGAAACAATGCTTGTAGCTGGTTTTGTAAATGCATAAAGTAATGCGTCTGACATACCAATCATGACATTTGCAGAGAATCCTCCAAGTGCAGACGCGTAAGCCATTGCTAAACCCGCAATAGGGTGGTAGCCCAATTTAATAAAGACCATCGCTGCTAATGGTGGTAACACAATCGGCGCTGCATCACCCGCAGCATTGCCTATAATACCTATAATAATAATGACTGGCACAATGAAATTCTTTGGTGCTTTATGTACAACTTGAATCATTAATTTATCGAAGTAACCTGTTTTTTCTGCTACCCCAATACCAAGCATGACTGCAAGAACAAGACCTAATGCTGGAAATTCTGAAAAGTTTTTTATGGCGTCATTCAGAATCATCGACAGTCCATCTTTACTTAAAATACTTTTGATTGCAATCGTATCGCCTGTGCCCGGATGTTTTACGGAAATCTGAAATAATGATACAACCCAAGTAAGTATTGCGAGTCCTACACACATTAAGAAAAATAAAATGCTAGGATCGGGTAATCTGTTTCCAACTTTTTCTACAATATTCAAAAATCTATTTATTAGCGTTGGCTTACCTTTAGTATTCGAAATCATCATAACGACCTCCCTAATAAGTTATCGGTAGTATAACAAATTAAGAATAAAAATAGAATAAATATTCTGAAAACTTTATAATTTTCAAAGTTTAAATATATATAACATATATGAACGTTCGTGTGTTTGTTTAAAAATTCGTTTAAAAAGTATAAAAAAGGAGGGGATAGAAAATCAAATTTGATTTCTGTCCCGCTCCCTTATCCGTATAGCTAGTATATTTGAATCCGTACTATGTTTGTTTTAACTTTACATTTGAATACTGTATCTCAGTTAACTCCTAGATTACCAAATGATTTGGTCAACCACATCGTCATTAAGAGATTTAATAATTTCTGTAACTAAGGCTACTGAATTTTTGTAATCATCTGTGTGTAACACAGAAACATTGGAATGCATGTAACGTAATGCGACCCCAATAGCAACAGTTGGTGTCCCTTCATTCGCTACATGAATACTTCCGGCATCAGTGCCACCGCCAGCAGTAGTGTCTAATTGAATCGTAATATTATGTTTTTTAGCCACTGCTTTAATATGCTTCATAAATCCAACATGACCGATATTAGATCCATCCATTAAAATAACGACAGGACCATTACCAATTGCTGTATCACTTACTTGACCAGACATTCCTGGTGTATCATATGCGACAGCAACGTCTACAGCTATAGCTAAGTCAGGTTTGATTTTGTTAGCTGCTACTTTAGCTCCGCGAAGACCAACTTCTTCTTGAACATTGGCACCTGAGACAAGATTGATGTCAATAGTCTCATTCTTAAGGTTTTGTAATACATCCACTGCAAGGGCACAACCATAACGGTTATCAAAAGCTTTTGCAGTTAAATATTTGTTATTCGCTAATGCTTCGAATTCACTATATGGTGTTATCATATTGCCTAATTCGATACCGAATTGTTGTGCTTCTTTTTTGCTTTTAACGCCAATATCAATAAACATTTCTTTCATATCAACATTTTTTTTACGTTCTTCCGGTGACAATACATGTGGCGGTTTAGAACCGATAATACCTCTGATTTTTTTACCATCATCTGTAGTTACTGTTACTTTTTGAGAGAGCATGACTTGATTCCACCAGCCACCAATAGGGGTGAATTTTAGGAAGCCGTCTTTATCTATTTTAGTCACCATAAAGCCGATTTCATCTAAGTGACCAGCAACCATTAATGTTTTATTACTTGTAGTAGCAGTCTTTTTACCAAAAACCCCGCCTAGATTATCTTCTATGATTTCATCGCTTACTTGTGTTAAATATTCGTGCATTAAAGATTTAACTGCCATTTCGTGGCCTGCAATACCATCAACATCTGTTAGTGATTTTAATAACTTCACTGAATTGTTCATATAATGCCTCCCATTAAAATTGATAACTTTATTTTAACATGAATTATGCAATTACATAGCATTTTGACTATGAGGGAGAATAAGTAGTGAGGAACGTCGCTAATTGGTTTGAAAAATAAAATTCCTATTAAATTACTCAGACTAAAAGTGTGCATAAAAAGAATAAGCATGTTTCAATATAAATATAGACAAAGTGGAGGGATTTTATATGACAGAAGTTAAACATCTTACATTAGGGTCACCAAATGCGCCTGTTAAAGTGGAATCATTTATAAATTTGGCTTGTCCATATTGTAAAAATTATTTTAAAGCCGCAGATCAATCATTAAAACCACTGATAGATCAAGGTAAAGTACAACATGTAATTAAGCACTTTGATAAAACGAAGAATGGATTATTAAAAGGTACGGTTGCAAATATTCATTTAGATTATCAAAATACTGACGAAACACTAGAAATTATACGTAAATTGTATGATACTCAAAAAGAATGGACAGTTGATTTTGCTACTATAGAAGAGAAAATGCAGAAACAGTTTAACTTATCACCTCAGAAAGAAGCTGATGAACGCTCTATAGCGATTACTGAAGAAGCGGTTAGTCGAGGAATTAAAGGCATACCAACAGTATTTATAAATGATAAGAAATTTGAGTTCAATCCATTAGAAGATGAGCAAAGCACTATAGAAACAAAACTAACGCAACAAATAAATGAAGCAAATAAATAATAAAAAGCTCTATTACTTTGAAAAGCAGTTTAATTACTTTTAAGTAATAGAGCTCTATTTATGTCATCGATGTTGATCAATTAATTTCAGTTTATAATCGCGTATTGATTGAACACCGCCATCTTTATTTTTAATAATGAGGTGGTCTTTAGATATTTTTGTAGGTGACTCCACACCGACTGCAGCAGCTATATTAAATAATCCTTCGTGTAAACTTGTTACAAAATTAGTGACACGATATTTTTTCTCATCGACAATTAGTCCTCTTTCGAGTTTAGGATCCGTAGTAGCTACGCCTACTGGACAAGTATTCATGTGACATTGTTGACTCATGATACAGCCGACACTAATCATCATGCCACGTGCCACGTTCACTAAGTCTGCGCCAAGTGCTAAAGCAATTGCGATTTTATCTGGCGTGATAAGCTTTCCAGATGCGAAGATTTTAACACGGTCACGTATGCCATGCTTTTCAAGCATTGAAGTTACAATAGGCAAAGCCGTAAATAAAGGTAAACCAACACCATCTTGCAATTCTTGGAAGGTTGCACCAGTACCGCCCTCACCCCCATCAACGGTGATGAAGCTAGGATATTGATTTGTCTCAACCATAGTTTGTACAAGTTTTTCTACTTCTGAAACTTTGCTTACAACAATTTTAAAGCCAACCGGTTTTTGAGCTTGTTGCTTGAGCTGAGTTACCCAATTAAGTAAAGATTCTGGACTGTTAATGCTATCAAAGCGGTTAGGCGAATTAATTGTTTTCCATGGTTCAACCTTACGTATATTTGCAATTTCTTCAGTTACTTTATTACCTTGCATATGCCCACCACGTGTTTTGGCACCTTGTGCGAGTTTTATTTCAAAGGCTCTAATCTTATCTCTATGTGCTAACTCGAGAAAAGCATCTATATCAAATACGCCTGCTTTATCACGTACTCCGAATAATCCCGGTCCAATTTGAAAGATGAGATCCACATCTCCAGAAAGATGGTGTTCTGATAATCCACCTTCGCCCGTATTCATCCAAGTACCTGCTTGACCAAGTCCTTGAGACAATGCATTGATTGCATTACTACCTAATGCACCATAGCTCATACCAGATTGACCAACTAAGCGCTTAGGTTTGAATGGGTGCTTAAGTTCTGCACCTAAAGTGACACGATTTTCTTCTGATATATAGTAAGGATTAAGTTCAGTTTGAATTTTATGTTCATCACGATTGAACAGACGTTCATTATCAATTTCATAGATAAAAGAAGAAATCATAGGTGACTGATCAATGTGTAATTCTGATGTTTGTAAAGGAAACATTGTATTTTGTATATAAAAGCCATCTTTATAATCTTCTTGTGTACCAAAACTCGTCATTCTAGAATTATATTTTCCAGCTAATACGATGTTAGTAAAATCATTTCTGGAAAATGGTTTACCTTTCGTATCCGCTAAAAATAAATATTGACGGAGTTCAGGACCAATTTTTTCTCCAAAATAGCGAACACGTGCAAGTAATGGGTAATTACGTAATACACTATGTTGCTTTTGATGCTTATCTTTAAATAGTAAAAATCCCCCAATAATTAATACACTTAATAAAATTAGCACTATGATGATATTTACGATGAATTGTAATATTGTCAAAATTGCCATGTAACATCCCTCCCCATTTACATATATACTACAACAAAATGCGCATTTTACAATATGATACCTACTATAAAGTAGGGCTGACCAATATACTAGAGCTGGGAATAGCTGACGAATAAATATATTATAAAATGTATATAAGTAATTTAAATCATGGTATATTCATTGTATACAACGATAAGGAAGGTGTCATATGGCTAAACAGTCAACTCATGAGATAAAAAAAGAACACAATGAAAAAAACATATGGAACAATGACAAGATTGTAAAAAGAGATTTTTGGCTATTCCCTCTATATATTGTTGCTAATAATATAGTTCCTATTATTTTCTTTGTTTTAATATATGGAATATATTCTATTATTGATATAAAAAATGAATCGTTTGTTACTGATGAAAATATATTAATCATGAGCGCAGTCATTGCAGAAATAATCATTCTATATAGCTTTTATGCAATGCATAAAAAAGATAAAATGCTATCGATTGCAATGGATAGGTTTAAAAAAGTACCTCGATATCTATTGATGATTATGGCTGCATATCTATTAATTTTAATTTTAAATTCAACATACGCTTGGTTAATGGAATTTTTGCCTAAGTCATTACAATATAATGAAACACAAAATCAAATATTCTTAGAGGAAATGTTCGCTGATAACAGGATGTTACCATTTTTATTTATTGATATTGTGATTTTAACGCCTATTATTGAAGAACTATTATTTAGGCATTTAATCATCCATGAACTAGGTAAAAAAATTACATATGGTTTTGCTACAGTCCTTTCAATTGTATTGTTTGCAGGTGTTCATGTGATTGGTGCCACATCTCCATTTGAGATAGGCTCCTATATTATTATTGCCCTGGCGATTGCTTTTGTTTATTTAAAGAGTGGTATGAATTTAGCGCTGGCTATAACGTTGCATGCTGTAAATAATTTAATTTCATTCATAGCTATTGTTTTTATGAAATAAAAATAAGTAAATGAAATTTGTTGAATGACATATTAATTATTAGGTGAACGTCTGATCCCAACGCATTGCATGAAAAGGCTATTAAAATAATTGATTTAGGGAATAAATAAGATGAAATGATTTATAATTTAAGGAGGGCAGATGATGTTAGAAGTTAAAAATGTTTCTTACAAAATAGGCAATAGATACATCATCGATAATATCAATTTGAAAATAGAAAAGGGAGATACAATTGCTATTATAGGACCTTCTGGAAGCGGTAAAAGTACATTGTTGCGGTTGCTTAATAATTTAATTAGTCCAACGCAGGGTGACATATATTTTAATGGCAAAGCTTATGAACAAATTAAACCTGAATCATTACGTATGGACATTAGTTATTTATTACAAGAAAGTGATTTGTTTGATCTTACAATAGGCGATAATATGGCATTTCCTGCTGTAGTTCGAGAGGACAAATTTGATCGTAAAAGAGCTAAGAAGTTATTAAAAGCTGTTGGTTTAGGTCACTATAATTTTAATACAAGTGTAGAGCATCTATCAGGTGGAGAAAGACAACGTATTACAATTGCTAGACAATTAATGTATAAACCTCAAATACTATTATTAGATGAAGCAACAAGTGCATTGGATACGCAAAATAGTGAGAAAGTAGAAGACCTCATTTTCAAGCTTGCTGATGAAGGTGTTGCAATTTTATGGATTACACATAGTACGAATCAGAGTATTAGACATTTTCAAAAAAGAATTCGAATTGTTGATGGCAAAATAGACAAACAGGAGGATTTATAATGAGTACAACAGCTTTAGTGTTAACAGGGTTACTCCTAATCTTTCCCATGATTGTCTCTTATAAAGAAAAATTACATATTATTAAAGATTTACTCGTGGCAACAACACGAGCTGTCGTTCAACTTGTTATTTTAGGGTATCTTTTGCACTTTATATTTGATGTTAACCAAAAATGGTTACTCTTACTATTTGTATTTATTATCATTATTAATGCTTCCTGGAATACAATCAGTAGAGCATCACCAGTGATGCATCATGTGTTTTGGATATCTTTTGCAGCAATATTTATTGGTGTTGCATTACCATTAGCAGGCGTCATCATAACAGGTGCTATTCAATTCAAGCCTAATGAAGTCATTCCGATTGCAGGTATGCTTGGAAGTAATGGACTAATTGCTATTAATTTGGCTTATCAGAATTTAGATAGAGAATTTGTTAAAGAGATGAGTAGAATTGAAGCTAAATTAGCGCTAGGTGCTACACCGAAACTTTCTTCAAAAACGACAATACGAGAAAGTGTAAAGACAGCAATCGTCCCAACAATAGATTCTGTTAAAACATATGGTATTGTATCTATACCTGGTATGATGACAGGGTTAATTATTGGTGGTGTTGACCCATTAGAAGCTGTGAAATTTCAATTGATGGTTGTATTTATTCATACAACAGCAACAATCATGTCAGCACTAATTGCTACATACTTAAGCTACAAACAATTTTTTAATCATCGCAATCAATTGATAGGACGTCACTTGCATGTTGAACAACGCTAATTTTTATAGAAGAAACTCAGTCAGGGAGCATCTAAAATAAGATGTTCCCTTTATTCATTGTTGTTTTTAACTTTATGAGCTAATTAATGAATATTGCGGTACTTTGTGAATTGTTAAATGTTATTAATACGTTAGAGGTGGCACCAAGTAAATATATTCAAACCTGTTGACGAATGGTTTATAATATAGTGGTTATGTAAAAATTGCAACGAAATAAAAGAAAGGAGTGAAACGTATGTCAGCTATGCGAATTGCAACATTTATTTTGAGCATATTTATTGTAGGTATGGTTGAAATGATGGTTGCTGGGATTATGAATTTAATGAGTAATGATTTAGGTGTTTCTGAAGCAATTATTGGTCAGTTAGTAACTTTATATGCAATTACCTTTGCTATTGCAGGACCGATTTTGGTTAAAGTTACAAATCGTTTTTCACCAAGACCAGTTTTATTATGGGCATTAGTAATGTTTATGTTAGGGAACGTAATTATTGCAGTTGCCCCTGATTTTACTATTTTAGTATTTGGACGCATTTTATCTTCAGCAGCTGCAGCTTTAATTGTAGTGAAGATACTAGCATTAACAGCTTTATTAACGGCGCCTCAACATCGTGGGAAAATGATAGGTATCGTTTATTCAGGTTTTAGTGGTGCTAACGTATTCGGTGTGCCTATTGGAACAATTATTGGTGACTTAGTTGGTTGGAGATTTACGTTTCTATTTATAGTAGTTGTAAGTATACTTGTTGGTATTCTTATGTACTTTTATGTACCTGATCCAGAGTTTAAAGCATCTACAACAAGCACAAGTAGTCAAAAACGTGGCAGTAGTTATTCTAAAATCTTAAGACCTGCAGAAATCACAAAATATTTAGGGATTACATTCCTATTATTAG
This window harbors:
- a CDS encoding FMN-binding glutamate synthase family protein, encoding MAILTILQFIVNIIIVLILLSVLIIGGFLLFKDKHQKQHSVLRNYPLLARVRYFGEKIGPELRQYLFLADTKGKPFSRNDFTNIVLAGKYNSRMTSFGTQEDYKDGFYIQNTMFPLQTSELHIDQSPMISSFIYEIDNERLFNRDEHKIQTELNPYYISEENRVTLGAELKHPFKPKRLVGQSGMSYGALGSNAINALSQGLGQAGTWMNTGEGGLSEHHLSGDVDLIFQIGPGLFGVRDKAGVFDIDAFLELAHRDKIRAFEIKLAQGAKTRGGHMQGNKVTEEIANIRKVEPWKTINSPNRFDSINSPESLLNWVTQLKQQAQKPVGFKIVVSKVSEVEKLVQTMVETNQYPSFITVDGGEGGTGATFQELQDGVGLPLFTALPIVTSMLEKHGIRDRVKIFASGKLITPDKIAIALALGADLVNVARGMMISVGCIMSQQCHMNTCPVGVATTDPKLERGLIVDEKKYRVTNFVTSLHEGLFNIAAAVGVESPTKISKDHLIIKNKDGGVQSIRDYKLKLIDQHR
- a CDS encoding thioredoxin domain-containing protein, producing MTEVKHLTLGSPNAPVKVESFINLACPYCKNYFKAADQSLKPLIDQGKVQHVIKHFDKTKNGLLKGTVANIHLDYQNTDETLEIIRKLYDTQKEWTVDFATIEEKMQKQFNLSPQKEADERSIAITEEAVSRGIKGIPTVFINDKKFEFNPLEDEQSTIETKLTQQINEANK
- a CDS encoding MFS transporter: MSAMRIATFILSIFIVGMVEMMVAGIMNLMSNDLGVSEAIIGQLVTLYAITFAIAGPILVKVTNRFSPRPVLLWALVMFMLGNVIIAVAPDFTILVFGRILSSAAAALIVVKILALTALLTAPQHRGKMIGIVYSGFSGANVFGVPIGTIIGDLVGWRFTFLFIVVVSILVGILMYFYVPDPEFKASTTSTSSQKRGSSYSKILRPAEITKYLGITFLLLVANSVTFIYINPLMLSSGHDLSFVSIALLINGIAGVIGTSMGGVLSDKLTSKRWLTIATSIFILMMLVLNVFLPGTGLLLMVIFIWNIMQWSTNPAVQSGIIEHVDGDTSQVMSWNMSSLNAGIGIGGIIGGLVVSKIDVLAVTYFSATIALVALILVISLKKVAKYNKA
- a CDS encoding AbgT family transporter; translation: MISNTKGKPTLINRFLNIVEKVGNRLPDPSILFFLMCVGLAILTWVVSLFQISVKHPGTGDTIAIKSILSKDGLSMILNDAIKNFSEFPALGLVLAVMLGIGVAEKTGYFDKLMIQVVHKAPKNFIVPVIIIIGIIGNAAGDAAPIVLPPLAAMVFIKLGYHPIAGLAMAYASALGGFSANVMIGMSDALLYAFTKPATSIVSDSVHVNVAMNWYFIAASVLVLLPSVYWVTMRFVIPRLGKYDDSNSAIQADDSNSKLTPQENRAVFWANISFFVLIVLLIILAIPQHSFLRNANTGSLLNDAPIINGVGLIILVLFLVPGLVYGIMVKEFKNSKDLGKMLADSMSSMGSFIVIVFFAAQLLAFLEWSNLGIIVAVKGASILQGQNGVVLILGIILLSALINLLIGSASAKWGILAPIFIPMLIIVGFHPALTQMLYRIGDSISNPITPMMPYLPLLLSYAQKYDNDMKLGSLLSSLMPYTIILSIVWPLFMIAWYLLGWPLGPGSPLHVK
- a CDS encoding M42 family metallopeptidase → MNNSVKLLKSLTDVDGIAGHEMAVKSLMHEYLTQVSDEIIEDNLGGVFGKKTATTSNKTLMVAGHLDEIGFMVTKIDKDGFLKFTPIGGWWNQVMLSQKVTVTTDDGKKIRGIIGSKPPHVLSPEERKKNVDMKEMFIDIGVKSKKEAQQFGIELGNMITPYSEFEALANNKYLTAKAFDNRYGCALAVDVLQNLKNETIDINLVSGANVQEEVGLRGAKVAANKIKPDLAIAVDVAVAYDTPGMSGQVSDTAIGNGPVVILMDGSNIGHVGFMKHIKAVAKKHNITIQLDTTAGGGTDAGSIHVANEGTPTVAIGVALRYMHSNVSVLHTDDYKNSVALVTEIIKSLNDDVVDQIIW
- a CDS encoding ABC transporter ATP-binding protein; the encoded protein is MMLEVKNVSYKIGNRYIIDNINLKIEKGDTIAIIGPSGSGKSTLLRLLNNLISPTQGDIYFNGKAYEQIKPESLRMDISYLLQESDLFDLTIGDNMAFPAVVREDKFDRKRAKKLLKAVGLGHYNFNTSVEHLSGGERQRITIARQLMYKPQILLLDEATSALDTQNSEKVEDLIFKLADEGVAILWITHSTNQSIRHFQKRIRIVDGKIDKQEDL
- a CDS encoding ABC transporter permease, translated to MSTTALVLTGLLLIFPMIVSYKEKLHIIKDLLVATTRAVVQLVILGYLLHFIFDVNQKWLLLLFVFIIIINASWNTISRASPVMHHVFWISFAAIFIGVALPLAGVIITGAIQFKPNEVIPIAGMLGSNGLIAINLAYQNLDREFVKEMSRIEAKLALGATPKLSSKTTIRESVKTAIVPTIDSVKTYGIVSIPGMMTGLIIGGVDPLEAVKFQLMVVFIHTTATIMSALIATYLSYKQFFNHRNQLIGRHLHVEQR
- a CDS encoding CPBP family intramembrane glutamic endopeptidase — translated: MAKQSTHEIKKEHNEKNIWNNDKIVKRDFWLFPLYIVANNIVPIIFFVLIYGIYSIIDIKNESFVTDENILIMSAVIAEIIILYSFYAMHKKDKMLSIAMDRFKKVPRYLLMIMAAYLLILILNSTYAWLMEFLPKSLQYNETQNQIFLEEMFADNRMLPFLFIDIVILTPIIEELLFRHLIIHELGKKITYGFATVLSIVLFAGVHVIGATSPFEIGSYIIIALAIAFVYLKSGMNLALAITLHAVNNLISFIAIVFMK